GATTCGTCCGGCTATACTAAGTGATGTTCCCGCCGTGCTACCGATGGTTGCCAAAATTTGTGCTTTACACGAATCTTGGGATGCCGCCAAATATGGATTTTTACCAAATCCAGCTTTGCGGTACGAACGTTGGTTAATGAAATTAGCTAATAGCGATCGCGCAATTTTTCTAGTCGCAGATACCGAAACTACTGACAACCCCAAAACACTAATTTTAGCAGGTTTTTTAGTTGCCACAGTAGAAGGAGAAATCCCCATTTATCGACTCAAAGAATACGGTTTTATTCACGATATTTGGGTAGAACCTGAATATCGTCACGCCGGAATAGCACGGCAAATGGTAAAACAGACTATAGAACTTTTTCACCAGATGGGAGTAAAACAAATTCGCCTCGATACTGCCGTACCGAACGAAGCAGCAAGGCGCTTGTTTTCCTCCTGCGGTTTCCGTACCAGCACGATCGAGATGTTAGTCGAATTAGAGTAACCTTATGACAACTTATATCAATCAACCACCAGTTCGCCGTTATCGTTGGTTATCTCGATTAATTGCGATCGTAGCTTTGATTAACTTAATGTTAGTATGCTTTGACATTAGTTACATACCTTGGCGGGATTTTTATCTAAAATTTACACCTCAAATCACGGAATTATACGATCCGATTAAGGGAATTGAACCCCATCGAGATACTCAAAAATATCTGAATCAAGTAGACGAATTAGAACAAAAAATAACCGAAACGGGTTTAGATTCTGCTGAGGTGAAAAAGTGTCTCGACCGACTAGCAAACCTCAGCGATTACATGATTCAAGAGAATCCTTTTGCGATCGCCAATAAAAGCGGACAGCTAGAAAAGATTAAAAATATCATCCGCGATCGCATAAAAAATGATTCCTCTCGGCAAGCTTTCCAGCAATTTTGGAGCCAAGCCTATTTATCCAAAACAGGATGGCAGCAAGAACTAGCTTTTTTTAACAGTAATATTCGTCCTTTAATGCAAACCAATTATTATCGCCATTTAGCCACAAACGGTCAACCTTTTGATAAATTTTGGTTGCTCGATCTACCATTCGTAATTTTATTTTCACTGGATTACTTAGTGCGGGTGATATCTCTTAAACGCAATACACCCCACTTAAATTTATTAGCAGCAATCCTCAGACGCTGGTATGACATTTTTCTATTATTACCCTTCTGGCGTTGGTTGCGATTATTACCCGTTACCATTCGCTTGCACCAATCGCGATTAATCAATCTCGACCCGATCAGAGAGCAAATAAATCATGATTTTGTTGCTAATTTCGCAGAAGAAATGACGGAAGTGGTAGGAATGCGAATGATTAGCCAAATGCAAGACTCGATCAAAAAAGGTGAAGTATCGCGCTGGCTTCTCCATTCAAATCATCGCCGTCCTTATATTGATATCAATAATACTAACGAAATGCAGGCGATCGCATCTCGCATTATCCAATTAAGCGTATATGATGTAATCCCTCAAATTCAACCAGATTTACAAGCCTTACTCCATCAACTAATTGAAAATGCCCTCAGCCAATCACCAGTTTACAAACAACTTCACAATATCCCAGGCGTGAATAATTTGCAAAATCAATTGGCTGAAAACTTAGCTAGAGATTTAACTCAAACCGCCTACAAAACCCTCACTACCACAATGGAAGACCCCGCAGTAGTAGAATTAACGAGTCGTTTAATGAATAAATTTACAGGTGCATTAGAAATCGAACTAAAGAAAAAGCATCATCAAACAGAAATCGAATCATTACTGATCGATATGTTAGAAGAAATCAAAATTAACTACGTTAAAGGAATTGCAGAAGGCGGGGTAGAAAAAATCTTGTCCGAATCCGAACAAGTGCGCCAGATAGTTAGACAGTAAACGAGGAATAGTTAAGGGTAGGGGCGTTTGCTACGCGATCGCCCCTACAAAGCAACAACTTAACCTGGAAAATGCCACCTGTGACGCCAATCACAAAACACTGCTCGTAGCATCACCGATTGAAAAGTTATCAAATCACTTAAAAACGTCTAATTAATCACGCTTTTCCACGATTATTATCATCATTTCTAGGTACTGCCATCACCGTGAATTAACTCAAAACAGCCGAATATAAAAATATAAGCTCTCAATCAGCAAACAATATTAAATTTAACCTGATAACCCAAAAAATTATTTGTAAGTTTCCCATAACGCTGGAAGTTTAATTGACAACTTGGATTTCCTCTCCCTTTGGCAAGGCAGCCCGGTAGAATGACCGGGCTTTTTTATTTCGGGATCACATTTTAGCCTTAGCAGTGAGCGTCACGTCACTCATTCCCCACGTCTTAAAAAATTGGCGAAATAACTCTTGACTAGCTGAAGCCATATTTCCATCACTTTCAATGATTCCTCCTTCAATCAACGTTCCGCCATCAGTGCGGAATACCAACTTCATTTCGCCATTTTCATCTGTTTGGACAGACAAACTACCCCTCGCCAAAACTTGACCGGCACGACTAGAAATCGTACAACGCATTTTTAAATGATTCCTGAATGAACGATTAGAGGCTTAAAGCTCGTTGCTGTAATTGTAGTTCAAATCGTTCTCCTGGTTTTGGTTCTAGCGCCCTTGTAGCGAGATTGCTTTCAGCTAATTGAGTCTGAAATTCATCTACGCTTCCCACTGCACGCAGCAAAGACATTAGTAACCCTTCAAATATCACATCACCACCTGCGGCTGTGGGCAAAATAAATTGAGGTTGCAACAATTTCGTTACTTCCAACGCACTTTTAGTACCCTTAATAATTGGTCCGATTATGGGTAAAGCTAAGTCAATAATGGGAGTAATCACCACATCAACAGGTGCTACTTCTTTCAATGATGGAGAATGATAACCGTGAGGTTCGTAGTAAAGAGTTAAACCAGTTTCTAATTCTTTGATGAGATAAGCATTTTCTACCGTTGTTGGGCCAATGGGAGAGCCGGGAAATGCTTTAATTTCCAAACTATTGTCGAAAGTGAAAGTTTCACCGGGAGGAAGTGCCGTTACGCGATCGTAACCTAAATTTAACGCTACTTTCGCAGCATTGGGAGAACCGACGACCGGAATAGTTTTATCAAGCTGCTGGAGAGTTGGCGGGTGAGCGTGGTCTTCCAAACCTTGAGATAAAAGAATTAAGTCAAGATTTTCTGGAATGGAGTATTGAGTATTTTTAGTGCCTTTAAACAGCCAGTCCAATTTGCCAAAAACTAACTTACCAACCAGCCAAGGATCGAGTAAAATTCGTTTACCACCGATTTCTATTAACCAAGAGTTACTGTCTAACCAAGTTAGGTACATAGCAGGTATTCAAAATTTCGTCTGTTTTTATTTTAAGGATTTGTTAAAAAATATTAAATACCGATCAATCATGAATTGTGCCATCGGGCATGATTGCACCACTGAGCTTGGCTCCGATAAATTTGACTAAGATTCGATTACCACTCCCAATATTAGCACCTCTTAAATCGGCTCCTCGTAAGTCGGCTCCGCTGAAATCCGCTCCCACTAAGTTAGCTTCTCGTAAATTGGCGTCCCGCAAGTCAGCTTGTAACAAGTTGGCTCTAAATAAATTTGCTTTAAATAAGTTAGCGCCAGCCAAAATAGTTTTATGTAAAAAAGTGTCTTTAAGATTCGCATTACTCAAGTTAGCATGACTGAGATTTCTGCTAGATAAATCTTTTTCGCTTAAATTAGCACCACTAAAATCTCTGCCACTTAAATCTAGGTCGTGCTTGTTAGTTGAATGTTGATGAGGCGGGTTTTGGGGTGGCGTATGGTGTTTGTAATTTTGATGATGATGAGAATAATGCGGTTCTGATTGTGGTGTGTGGTGTTTGTAATACTGATGCTGAGGATAATGGGAATTTTGTGGAGTTGCTGTTACTCGCTGAGGTTGGGAAGAGCGCAAACGATCCCTTGCTTCATTAATCTCTTTTAATTTATCTTGTGCTTTTTGTTGTAGTCTAATATTATCTTTTGGAATTCGATCGGGATGCCAAATAAAGGCCAAGTCTTTGTAAGCCTGGTTGACTTCCTCGATTGTCGCTCCTGGCTGTAAATCCAAAACCCGATACCATTTTTCCAAATCTTTCATAAAACTTTTTTGCTGTCACAAATCATTAATTAAAGATTAATTACTATAGAGAACGATCGCTGTCAGTTCACTTTTGACTTTTTTGAGTATAACATCTCTTTTTAGATGCCATTTTGCCGTAGTTATGGATACGAAAACATTGATTCAATTTTTCCCGAAAATAACAGCTTGTATCTTATTATTCCTATTGACCCTATTCTGGAGTCCCTGTCAAAGCTTGGGAGCTACAGTTTTTTCTAACTCTAGCGCTATTTATCAGGAACGGACAACCCATAACCCAGATGGCATAGGGAAATTTTACATGGGCAGAGAAATTGCGCGGGTAATGGGACACCAAGCGGCGGGATGGTTGGAGCGATCGAACCGCGAGAAAGAAGAGCGTCCTTCGTTAGTAATACAAGGCTTGGACTTAAAACCAACTGATATTGTAGCAGATATAGGAGCCGGTACTGGTTATTTTGCTTTTCGGATTAGTCCTTTAGTTCCCCAAGGAAAAGTTTTTGCTGTCGATATCCAACCAGAGATGGTTGACATTATGGAATTCTTGAAAAAAGAAAAAGCTATTAATAATGTTGAGACTGTATTGGCAACCCTAACCGACCCAAAACTTCCCGATCGAAGCATTGATTTAGCGTTGATGGTAGATGCTTATCACGAATTTAGTTATCCTAAAGAAGTGATGGAAGGAATAGTAAAATCCCTCAAACCAGGCGGCAGAGTAGTATTAATCGAATATCGAGGGGAAAATCCTTTTGTGATGATTAAACCACTGCATAAAATGACTCAAAACCAAGTTCGCAAAGAAATGTCAGCAGTAGGTTTAAAATGGGTAGAAACTAAAAAGTTTTTGCCTCAACAGCACTTGATGATTTTTGAAAAAGGAGAGGCTAATGAATAGAGAACGCCCATTTCCTAACTGGGAAAATTTATATCAAGAACAGTCAGTCGAAACCATGCCTTGGTTTAATCCGGCTCTCGATGCCGATTTAGAAAAAGCATTAAATCAACTAAATTTGTCAGGAAAAACAGGATTAGATATCGGTACTGGGCCTGGTACTCAGGCGATCGCATTGGCAGAAAGAGGTTTTGAAGTTACGGCGGTGGATCTTTCTGCCACCGCGATCGAAAATGCCAAAACTAAAGCCAAAGACTTAAATATTAACTGGCAGCAGGACGATATTCTCAATACTAAACTAGAGCGACAATTTGATTTCGCATTCGATCGAGGTTGTTTCCACGTTTTTGCTCCAGAGCAAAGACAAAATTACGTTTCCGTTGTCAATAAGTTAATCGTGCCTGAGGGTTACTTATTCCTAAAATGCTTTAGCTACAAGGAAACGAGAGAAGCTGGCCCTTATCGATTTACACCCCAAGAAATCGAAGAAATTTTCCATAACCAATTCAAAATTATCGATATTCAAGAAACTGTATATCAAGGTACTCTGGAAATATTTCCGCAGGCTTTATTCTGCATTATGCAAAAACCATGAAAAACTGTTTTCACGGCTCTTTACTTATATAACAAGTCAAATTTGCTGATTTTGTTTAGCTGATTCTTCTAATTTAATTGCTAAATCGATCGCAAATTTGACTTGATTGATAGTGGAAGCGAGGTCGTGTTCGTTTATCGGACATCCATATCTAGAAAAATCCTCGCTTGGATGTTGCCAACGCAACCATAACTTTCCATTACTTACTTTTGTAGTCAGTTTCCAACCCCGATATCTAGCTGGGATTTGCTTTAAAGTATCTTTTGAGAGGTATGATTTTTCTCTACATTCGGTATCATCTACTAACATCATCGTTCGGGGTGTTAACTCAACAACTTAATATTCGGTGAAAATAGTTTAGTGATTCGTGACTGAACTCTGCCGTAAAAAGTGATAATTCCAAGCCGAACGAGTGAGTCAAAGGTTTAATCACCCGTGACTCAAGCTAAAACACAACTGTGAGCGAAGTCACATGGAGAGCGGCTTGCAAGAATTTGGATAGATAGATAAGGATAGGAGAGTTCGCGCTCTGTAAGGGAAAGTGGACTTTAGCCTGAGGTTTGAACCCCAGACGAAATCTTGTAATGTACTAAGTAGGATGGTATGGATAAATCCACATAGGCAGGGCGGGTAAGATAAGCGAGTAAAACGGTTGTATATCAAGCACTCTAATTAAACCTGCCCCTACAAATCCACCCTCGTTTTTTTACACCTACCTACTTACAACACTATCGAGTAACTACATTCCCAATCACGATCGTTCTGGCTGCCCGGTTCAACCTTGCTGCGATGTTTTGAGGCTGGAGCCTCGATTTTGTGATTGCGATCGAGATTCAGCTAAAATAATCGCCAAACCTTGCACTAATCTTCCCATCCCTTCTACTGCCGTTTCTTCTTGTAAAGCACCATAAGCAACTCTTAAATAGCACCCATTTTCTATCCCGAAAGTATCGCCGGGAATTACCGCTACGTGATGTTCTTTAATCAACCGTTCTACTAATTCCATCGCGCTGAGTTGAGTGTTAACTTTTAGTAAAAAATAGAAAGCACCATCAGCTTGGGGAACAGCACATAAGTGAGGAATTGAATTAAGTTGTTGCAAGCACTTTTCTCTCACTGTCTGAATTACAGCCATTTTTTCCTGACAGTATTCAATTCCTGCTTGTAATGCTTCTAAAGCCACATATTGGGAAATAACTGGCGGACAAATTAAGATAGTATCTTGAATTTTTTTAACTGATAAAAGTAAGTGTTTGGGAATTACCATATACCCAATCCGCCAACTGGCAAAACCGTAAGCTTTAGAAAGGGAATAAAGGGAAATCGTGTGAGATGCACTATCTGTATTTGCGCCTGTGGAAAAGTGTTTTACTCCGTTATAAGTGAAGTATTCGTAAGCTTCATCGCTGATGTGATAAATTCCCCGTTGGCGACATATTTCATTAACTGCTTGTAATGCTTCTTTGGGATAAACTGCACCTGTGGGATTGTTAGGCGAAATGGTAACAACCGCTCTTGTTTTATCAGTAATTGCTTTTTCTATAGCATCTAGACGTAACTGATAATTTTCATCGGTAGCTACCAGTATAGGTCGGCAACTCGCGATCGCGATCGCCATTTCATGATTAAAATAATATGGCGTTTGCAGTATTATCTCATCCCCCGGCGAAGTAATCGCCAGTACCGCGTTCATAAACGCCATATTTCCGCCAGCAGTCACCACAATACAGCGATCGTCATCAATTTCGATCTTATTTTCAACTAACAGTTTATGTTTAATCGCTTCTTGTAAGGCTGGAATTCCTTCTACCGCTTGGTATTTGTGATTTTGGGGATTCGCTAGAAATTCGGTAATTTTTGCGATCGCATTTGACGGTGGGCCATAATATACCACCCCTTGTCCCAAAGAAATCGTACCGGGACAACTGCGAATTAACTCCGCCACCACCGGAATAATCGGTGATTGCACCGCCTCCATTCTAAGAGTTTCGTTTCTCATTCAATCCCAAATCTAGCCAACAACTCTTCGCGAGATAATTGCAGAAGCAAACGCGAATATTCCTCTGGCGGCAATTGTAACAAAGGTTCAATTACCCTAGATAATTCTTCATCTACAGCACCAAATCGCAGCCTCAACAAATTTCCTACTACCAGACGACGTTCTTCTAGACTTCCTTCTCGTACTCCTTCTCGTAATCCTTCTTGGCGTCCTTCCCGTAAAGTATTTTCCCGCCATTCCAGATAAGCTGGTGTTAAATTCATAATCAATTCCCTCTCATCTTCCGTTAAATTATCTTTTCTTTCAACGCTAATCCGCCAGGTAGAAACTAGTTCTAATATGTTCCTGCGTAATCTGTTTTCCGGAGGAAGTGCGGTAATTTCATTAATAGCTTGTTGCTGAGTTATCCCTTTTCCCAGAATTCTCAGCCAAAGCGTTTCTGAATTAACTGGTAATTGATTTATCGCCACTATCCCCGTTTTTAAGGATTCGGCTAACAAGTAAACACCTTGCGGCCAATTGTCTGGCTCTAGTTTAGCACCAAAGCTATCGACTAAAGCTGGGGAAGCAGAGGTTGCCAAAATCCACAAAATTGGCAATTCATTTTCGGGAAGTTCCTCATCTTCGCGCCTTGCTCTGCGCTGTAACTCGCCATGCAGAGAAAATAGTTTAATGATACAGTTGCGAATCTCTGTTTTGCTGGGTTGGTTGCGAAATGGTTCCAGCAAGCAGGGCGTAGATACCATTTTACCCAGTAATCCCAGGATTTCGCGATCGGCTGTTGGATCGGGTGCAAAAGAGATATCAACTTGGCGAGTTTCTCCAGCAATTTCGCGGCTGATTTCTATTTCGCCAAGTGTTGCGAGTAGTTCTTCTAAATATTGTTTAGCGAATTGATCGTGCGGTTGTCTGGTCATCTGATGCCAGGATTTTTAATTTTATTTATTATAAATTTTAGGGGAGTCAAATAAAATAATTTATAGCAAGCGCCAAGGCGTTTAAGCCATACTTAATTGCTCAAACCATTGATTTTCTTAGTTTTTACCTTTTGGCTTCTGCATAAAAGCCCTCTTTCTTCTACTATAAATTGAAAATCATTAATCTTAAACTTCCGACGCATACTCATAACAAAAAACCCCCATCAATGGGGGCTAAAATTTTACCTAATTTACTCTAAACAGATCTACGCCTCCTCAACTTCTTAAACTGGGAACTCCTCAAAACTTCCAATCTCCGCCGCAAATAACCCAAATTAGGAGACTCGTTCCCATATCGCCAACGAACATAAGCTTGGGAAATTTCTTCAATCGCTTGGACACTTTCACCAGAATATTTCTGCCGAGATACAGTTACATATTCCAATGGCGTAGAAGCGGGATGTTTACGCAAACCTTGCTCTCCCAACCATCTCAGCATCTGTTGATAAATGCTTTCCATTGGATGCAATTTACTCAACCAAATTTGATAGCGCCAATATTGCCAACCCTGCCAACTTAACCAGCCTAAAAAGCTGAGCGCGATCGCAATTACTAAAGCAGTAAATAATCCAGCCCAACCTTGATTAAACAAACCTAAAAACCAAGCAATTCCCCCAAACAACCAAACGAAAATAAACCCAAATACATTATTGAAAAAATTAGTTACAGGTGAAGGTAACCAACCTGCTACCCACTGCCAAAATTTTTGAAGTGGTGTAAAAGTTTGATATTCTTCAATCGATGGAGGAATCAAAGGATGACCGGGAATTGGATCGAAAGCGAACCAACCATACTTGGGAAAAAATACCTCAGTCATTAAATAAGCGTCGGTATTTTTCACCACGTATAAACCAGTAAAAGGATTGAATTCACCGGGAGCAAATCCTCCTACTACTCTGGCTGGAATGCCAATCGAGCGCAACATGATCGTGTAAGCAGTGGTGAAATGATCGCCATAACCTCCCGTGATTTTTTGTCCGGGAGGACTGTTTTTATAACCAAATAAAAACGCTTCCACCAAATCTTCGTTATCTTCTAAAAATGGCGGCTCTTTTTCCAATTTATAGCTGGGATTTTGCTTCAGGTATTGAGCAAGATAAAGAGCTTTTTCGTATGCAGTAGTAACTGGTTTACTTGTCTTCGATACCTGATTAGAATTAGCTAAAATTTCTTCCGTGCGTTGGCGGACTTTTTCTTTGATACTGGCAGGTACTTCCAAATAGTATTTCTGGATATTTTTAGAGTACTTAGTTGAGGCTTGATTGAGCAGGGTACGATCGCGATACGGTACATCTGAAACTACAGTATAAGTAAGACCCTCATTCAAATCTACTGGCGATCGCAATCCACCTTCCGTATCGATTGCTATTTTTTCAGTAGGGAAATAGATATCTTTAGCATATAGCATCGCTGGCATCAAATTTGGCATATCCGATACCACCGTATAAGTTTGCACCACTTCCTGAATACGATTAGCGATTGGCGGTGTAGGTAGCATAAACTTATAAGACCAACTACCGCGATCGATAGTCGTTGTTTGTTCATTACGAGAAATTTCCCAACCCTGTCCGGTGTAGCGATCGAATGCCAATACCCGCCAAAAACCTTCCACTTGCGATCGCACCCTTAACACCACTTTCGGCTTTAAAAAGCCTCGCAAATTTTGATTGATTTTGGCATTAAAACCGTAATAAAAAGTCTCATCTAATTCCCCAGCACCCTGTTCCTTATTTCTACCTTGACCAGTACCGTTACCGTTACTACCTTCCCCGTTACGATTGTATCC
The Leptolyngbyaceae cyanobacterium DNA segment above includes these coding regions:
- a CDS encoding GNAT family N-acetyltransferase; the encoded protein is MKIRPAILSDVPAVLPMVAKICALHESWDAAKYGFLPNPALRYERWLMKLANSDRAIFLVADTETTDNPKTLILAGFLVATVEGEIPIYRLKEYGFIHDIWVEPEYRHAGIARQMVKQTIELFHQMGVKQIRLDTAVPNEAARRLFSSCGFRTSTIEMLVELE
- a CDS encoding MBL fold metallo-hydrolase, translated to MYLTWLDSNSWLIEIGGKRILLDPWLVGKLVFGKLDWLFKGTKNTQYSIPENLDLILLSQGLEDHAHPPTLQQLDKTIPVVGSPNAAKVALNLGYDRVTALPPGETFTFDNSLEIKAFPGSPIGPTTVENAYLIKELETGLTLYYEPHGYHSPSLKEVAPVDVVITPIIDLALPIIGPIIKGTKSALEVTKLLQPQFILPTAAGGDVIFEGLLMSLLRAVGSVDEFQTQLAESNLATRALEPKPGERFELQLQQRALSL
- a CDS encoding pentapeptide repeat-containing protein, which encodes MKDLEKWYRVLDLQPGATIEEVNQAYKDLAFIWHPDRIPKDNIRLQQKAQDKLKEINEARDRLRSSQPQRVTATPQNSHYPQHQYYKHHTPQSEPHYSHHHQNYKHHTPPQNPPHQHSTNKHDLDLSGRDFSGANLSEKDLSSRNLSHANLSNANLKDTFLHKTILAGANLFKANLFRANLLQADLRDANLREANLVGADFSGADLRGADLRGANIGSGNRILVKFIGAKLSGAIMPDGTIHD
- a CDS encoding class I SAM-dependent methyltransferase, producing MDTKTLIQFFPKITACILLFLLTLFWSPCQSLGATVFSNSSAIYQERTTHNPDGIGKFYMGREIARVMGHQAAGWLERSNREKEERPSLVIQGLDLKPTDIVADIGAGTGYFAFRISPLVPQGKVFAVDIQPEMVDIMEFLKKEKAINNVETVLATLTDPKLPDRSIDLALMVDAYHEFSYPKEVMEGIVKSLKPGGRVVLIEYRGENPFVMIKPLHKMTQNQVRKEMSAVGLKWVETKKFLPQQHLMIFEKGEANE
- a CDS encoding class I SAM-dependent methyltransferase; protein product: MNRERPFPNWENLYQEQSVETMPWFNPALDADLEKALNQLNLSGKTGLDIGTGPGTQAIALAERGFEVTAVDLSATAIENAKTKAKDLNINWQQDDILNTKLERQFDFAFDRGCFHVFAPEQRQNYVSVVNKLIVPEGYLFLKCFSYKETREAGPYRFTPQEIEEIFHNQFKIIDIQETVYQGTLEIFPQALFCIMQKP
- a CDS encoding pyridoxal phosphate-dependent aminotransferase; translated protein: MRNETLRMEAVQSPIIPVVAELIRSCPGTISLGQGVVYYGPPSNAIAKITEFLANPQNHKYQAVEGIPALQEAIKHKLLVENKIEIDDDRCIVVTAGGNMAFMNAVLAITSPGDEIILQTPYYFNHEMAIAIASCRPILVATDENYQLRLDAIEKAITDKTRAVVTISPNNPTGAVYPKEALQAVNEICRQRGIYHISDEAYEYFTYNGVKHFSTGANTDSASHTISLYSLSKAYGFASWRIGYMVIPKHLLLSVKKIQDTILICPPVISQYVALEALQAGIEYCQEKMAVIQTVREKCLQQLNSIPHLCAVPQADGAFYFLLKVNTQLSAMELVERLIKEHHVAVIPGDTFGIENGCYLRVAYGALQEETAVEGMGRLVQGLAIILAESRSQSQNRGSSLKTSQQG
- a CDS encoding flagellar assembly protein H; the protein is MTRQPHDQFAKQYLEELLATLGEIEISREIAGETRQVDISFAPDPTADREILGLLGKMVSTPCLLEPFRNQPSKTEIRNCIIKLFSLHGELQRRARREDEELPENELPILWILATSASPALVDSFGAKLEPDNWPQGVYLLAESLKTGIVAINQLPVNSETLWLRILGKGITQQQAINEITALPPENRLRRNILELVSTWRISVERKDNLTEDERELIMNLTPAYLEWRENTLREGRQEGLREGVREGSLEERRLVVGNLLRLRFGAVDEELSRVIEPLLQLPPEEYSRLLLQLSREELLARFGIE
- a CDS encoding DUF3488 and DUF4129 domain-containing transglutaminase family protein, with the translated sequence MTFDTFKNAPFFARLRQRLGAVPAPEPEESIWLRVLVQALVVVGIIATDVAAETQISFWAVPLSIVGATWSWYRRRHRNIPMKFLIAIGMIWALAYFLTNLRDALNDTRFILAELLIQLQVLHSFDLPRRKDLGYSMVIGLILLGVAATLSQTMAFAPLLLLFLAIALPVLVLDYRSRLGLRESLFQNWEKGSRRKLVFPFSLKRLSFLLLVVVAIGLTIFAFLPRVPGYQLRSFPVSSPIEFTGSFDGRSIRNPGYNRNGEGSNGNGTGQGRNKEQGAGELDETFYYGFNAKINQNLRGFLKPKVVLRVRSQVEGFWRVLAFDRYTGQGWEISRNEQTTTIDRGSWSYKFMLPTPPIANRIQEVVQTYTVVSDMPNLMPAMLYAKDIYFPTEKIAIDTEGGLRSPVDLNEGLTYTVVSDVPYRDRTLLNQASTKYSKNIQKYYLEVPASIKEKVRQRTEEILANSNQVSKTSKPVTTAYEKALYLAQYLKQNPSYKLEKEPPFLEDNEDLVEAFLFGYKNSPPGQKITGGYGDHFTTAYTIMLRSIGIPARVVGGFAPGEFNPFTGLYVVKNTDAYLMTEVFFPKYGWFAFDPIPGHPLIPPSIEEYQTFTPLQKFWQWVAGWLPSPVTNFFNNVFGFIFVWLFGGIAWFLGLFNQGWAGLFTALVIAIALSFLGWLSWQGWQYWRYQIWLSKLHPMESIYQQMLRWLGEQGLRKHPASTPLEYVTVSRQKYSGESVQAIEEISQAYVRWRYGNESPNLGYLRRRLEVLRSSQFKKLRRRRSV